In the Synechococcus sp. Nb3U1 genome, one interval contains:
- the rdgB gene encoding RdgB/HAM1 family non-canonical purine NTP pyrophosphatase: protein MPRPLILASSSPGKLREFESFFRDHIPGWRLRLKPAELEVEETGATFAENALLKATTVAKALGEWTLADDSGLSVRALNGAPGIHSARYAPTDAARIERLLREMDGIPNLATRGAEHPREATFHCALALVDPQGQVRALAEGVCQGQILTQPQGRGGFGYDPLFWVPELGLTFAEMSPAQKEELGHRGQALRALKEQLLILGTSLG from the coding sequence ATGCCTCGTCCTCTGATTCTGGCCAGCAGCAGCCCCGGGAAATTGCGGGAGTTCGAGTCCTTTTTTCGGGATCATATCCCTGGCTGGAGGCTGCGTTTAAAGCCTGCAGAGTTGGAGGTGGAAGAGACTGGGGCCACCTTTGCAGAAAATGCCCTGCTGAAAGCGACAACAGTGGCGAAAGCCTTGGGAGAGTGGACACTTGCTGATGACTCAGGGTTATCGGTACGGGCTCTTAACGGTGCCCCCGGGATCCATTCGGCTCGTTATGCCCCTACCGATGCTGCCCGGATCGAGCGATTGCTCAGGGAAATGGACGGGATCCCTAATCTTGCTACGCGAGGTGCGGAGCACCCTCGAGAGGCCACCTTCCACTGTGCACTGGCGCTAGTGGATCCGCAGGGGCAGGTGCGGGCTTTGGCGGAGGGAGTGTGCCAGGGACAGATCTTGACCCAGCCGCAGGGCCGGGGGGGGTTTGGCTACGACCCACTGTTTTGGGTGCCTGAGTTGGGGTTGACCTTCGCGGAAATGAGCCCGGCCCAAAAAGAGGAGCTTGGCCACCGCGGACAAGCCTTACGGGCTTTGAAGGAGCAGTTGCTTATTTTAGGCACCAGTCTGGGCTAG
- a CDS encoding metallophosphoesterase family protein — protein sequence MGIKLLLGSDYHGSPKLIQQALAHLPQVDAYINCGDFCSKAGKPSRKATQGFHPAAGAEVEHLQSFLKTVDRFKKPWLFLPGNHDPTAPVLAPLAGICGRAITESCCFEWMGLRVLAVPWTPPCGWGWQLTSSHLQELLTLFEQPPHPIDLLITHAPPRGLLDEAGKWYHRRMPTLRPLLDQLQPRYYLCGHMHWDGGKVERCGSTLVVNAALHNMVLEIH from the coding sequence ATGGGGATCAAACTTCTTCTGGGATCCGACTACCACGGCAGCCCCAAGCTGATCCAGCAGGCACTGGCTCATTTGCCCCAGGTAGATGCTTACATTAATTGTGGCGATTTTTGTTCGAAGGCTGGAAAACCCTCTCGCAAAGCAACTCAGGGGTTTCATCCAGCAGCCGGAGCGGAAGTTGAGCATCTGCAATCCTTTCTAAAGACTGTGGATCGATTTAAGAAGCCCTGGCTTTTTCTGCCGGGCAACCATGATCCGACAGCTCCCGTTCTGGCGCCTCTGGCTGGAATTTGTGGGCGGGCCATCACGGAGTCCTGCTGTTTTGAATGGATGGGGTTACGGGTTCTGGCTGTACCCTGGACCCCTCCCTGCGGTTGGGGCTGGCAACTCACCTCCAGCCATTTACAAGAACTGCTGACCCTTTTTGAACAACCTCCCCACCCGATTGACCTGCTGATTACCCATGCTCCACCACGGGGTCTTTTGGATGAAGCAGGTAAGTGGTATCACCGCCGTATGCCAACTCTGCGCCCACTCTTGGATCAGCTCCAACCTCGTTATTATCTGTGCGGACACATGCATTGGGATGGCGGTAAAGTTGAGCGTTGTGGCTCTACCCTTGTGGTCAATGCCGCCTTGCACAATATGGTGCTCGAGATCCATTGA
- a CDS encoding HAD family hydrolase, with amino-acid sequence MALQGVILSWSGVVADDEGLHLEAINRLLVEENLRPWDLNQKELYRLQYLGQPDRERLRSLWGDQGRVLNPKQLKDLVERKVLYYQQALETQTQLPLIPRLVETLEKLGRLQLPVGLICGQSAAEVNYVLGRCPLEHYFSSVVTGDEGDPLESPGYLHRLLLERMGLQAGECLSIEATYPGIRAARSAGIPTLAVATLLPLHMLQRRANWVVDGYNQIEWDRLQNWFATGQDRPPVLAEREGSLPS; translated from the coding sequence ATGGCACTGCAAGGGGTGATACTGAGCTGGAGTGGGGTTGTGGCCGACGATGAGGGGCTACACCTAGAGGCGATCAACCGATTGTTGGTGGAAGAGAACCTGCGCCCCTGGGATCTGAATCAGAAAGAGCTCTACCGGCTGCAATATCTGGGTCAACCGGATCGAGAACGCCTGCGCAGCCTTTGGGGTGATCAAGGACGGGTGCTCAACCCCAAGCAACTGAAAGATCTGGTGGAGCGCAAGGTCCTTTACTATCAGCAGGCCTTGGAGACGCAAACGCAATTGCCCCTGATCCCACGGTTGGTGGAGACCCTGGAGAAACTGGGACGGCTGCAGTTGCCTGTTGGGTTGATATGTGGGCAATCTGCGGCAGAGGTCAACTATGTGCTGGGACGCTGCCCCTTAGAGCACTATTTCTCCTCTGTGGTCACAGGGGATGAAGGGGATCCGCTGGAGTCTCCTGGGTATTTACATCGGCTGCTTTTGGAGCGAATGGGGTTGCAGGCTGGTGAGTGCTTGAGCATTGAAGCCACCTATCCTGGCATCCGAGCGGCCCGTTCGGCAGGGATCCCGACGCTGGCCGTGGCCACCCTCCTTCCTTTGCATATGTTGCAGCGGCGGGCCAACTGGGTGGTGGATGGCTATAACCAGATCGAATGGGATAGGTTACAGAACTGGTTTGCGACCGGACAGGATCGTCCTCCAGTGTTGGCTGAGCGGGAAGGGAGTTTGCCGTCGTAG
- a CDS encoding aldo/keto reductase — translation MEFVTLADTGLRLSRVGLGTWAIGGGWWGPSDRQDSYTTVRKAIDLDITTLDTAPIYGLGLSEEVVGQAIKDSGRRDQVIIATKAGLDWFNNKVVRNSSLPRLAQELEDSLRRLQTDVIDLYQIHWPDPVEPIEETAAFLEQLLKQGKIRAIGVSNFSPAQMARFRQVAPLHTAQPPYNLFERDIEADVLPYCQQNGIHTLMYSSLCRGLLSGRMSKETTFAAEDMRSGIDPKFTEPRYSQYLKAAAELTQFAQNHYGKTLPQLAVRWMLDRPGVSVALWGARKPYHLDAVSGLWGWSLDAAAMATIDRILQTCIPESIPPSFMAPPIRAA, via the coding sequence ATGGAGTTTGTGACGCTTGCGGATACGGGGCTCCGGTTGAGCCGCGTCGGGTTGGGTACTTGGGCGATTGGCGGCGGTTGGTGGGGGCCTTCCGACCGACAGGATTCTTACACCACGGTTCGCAAAGCGATTGACCTGGACATTACCACCCTTGACACTGCCCCTATTTACGGACTTGGCCTTTCGGAAGAAGTGGTTGGGCAAGCGATCAAAGACTCCGGTCGCCGCGATCAGGTGATCATCGCCACCAAAGCTGGGTTGGATTGGTTCAATAACAAAGTGGTGCGCAACTCCAGCCTGCCTCGCCTTGCCCAGGAGCTGGAAGACTCTCTACGTCGCTTGCAAACCGATGTCATCGATCTCTACCAAATTCACTGGCCGGATCCGGTGGAGCCGATTGAGGAAACCGCCGCTTTTCTGGAGCAGTTGCTCAAGCAGGGGAAAATCCGCGCTATTGGGGTGAGCAATTTTTCGCCTGCACAAATGGCTCGCTTCCGTCAGGTGGCCCCCCTGCACACCGCTCAACCGCCCTACAACCTGTTTGAACGGGATATCGAGGCGGATGTCTTGCCCTACTGTCAGCAAAATGGCATTCACACGCTGATGTATAGCTCCCTGTGTCGGGGTCTGCTGAGTGGGCGGATGAGTAAAGAGACCACCTTTGCTGCGGAGGATATGCGCTCCGGGATCGATCCAAAATTCACTGAACCCCGTTATTCTCAGTACCTGAAGGCAGCAGCAGAGCTAACTCAGTTTGCTCAGAACCACTACGGCAAGACCCTACCTCAGCTGGCGGTGCGCTGGATGTTGGATCGTCCAGGGGTGAGTGTGGCCTTGTGGGGGGCGCGCAAACCCTATCATCTGGATGCGGTGTCCGGGCTGTGGGGCTGGTCGTTGGATGCCGCGGCGATGGCAACCATCGACAGGATTCTGCAAACCTGCATTCCCGAGTCGATCCCCCCCAGTTTCATGGCCCCACCTATACGCGCCGCCTAA
- a CDS encoding CTP synthase, which yields MTKFVFVTGGVVSSIGKGIVAASLGRLLKSRDYTVSILKLDPYINVDPGTMSPYQHGEVFVTDDGAETDLDLGHYERFTDTNMSKLNNVTTGSIYQAVIHKERRGDYQGGTVQVIPHVTQEIKERIRRVARETNPDVVLVEVGGTVGDIESLPFLEAIRQFRKDVGRGNAVYIHVTLVPLIKAAGEMKTKPTQHSVKELRSIGIQPDVLVCRCEQALPRGLKEKISEFCDVPVECVIQAQDAPSIYDVPLVLEQEGLAQQVLEILNLDPRRPDLRGWEVLVERLHHPQERVEIAIVGKYVRLTDAYLSVAEALRHAGLALNAGVSLHWISSEEIEERGPEALLCRVDGVVVPGGFGNRGIEGKINTVQYVRERRIPFLGLCLGMQCAVIDWGSHIAHLERANSSEFEPDTPNPVISLLPEQKDVEDLGGTLRLGLYPCRIVPDTLAAKLYGDPIIYERHRHRYEFNNAYRNLLLDSGYVVSGVSPDNRLVEIIELPSHPFFIATQFHPEFRSRPNRPHPLFLGLIEAALRSRSQAQPLQLQNIS from the coding sequence ATGACCAAGTTTGTCTTCGTCACGGGTGGAGTGGTGTCCAGCATTGGCAAAGGCATTGTGGCCGCCAGTTTGGGCCGCTTGCTCAAATCCCGGGATTACACGGTGTCGATTTTGAAGCTGGATCCTTATATCAACGTGGATCCCGGCACCATGAGCCCCTACCAACATGGAGAAGTGTTTGTTACCGACGATGGCGCCGAGACGGATCTGGACTTGGGCCACTACGAGCGCTTCACCGACACCAACATGTCGAAGCTGAACAACGTCACCACCGGCTCCATCTATCAGGCAGTCATTCACAAAGAACGCCGCGGTGATTACCAGGGGGGTACGGTGCAGGTGATCCCGCATGTGACGCAGGAGATTAAGGAGCGGATCCGGCGAGTGGCCCGCGAGACCAACCCCGATGTGGTGCTGGTGGAAGTGGGCGGTACGGTGGGGGATATCGAGTCTCTCCCTTTTCTGGAGGCGATCCGCCAATTTCGTAAAGATGTCGGTCGTGGCAATGCTGTTTACATTCACGTCACCTTGGTACCCCTGATCAAGGCGGCAGGGGAAATGAAGACTAAGCCTACCCAACATTCGGTCAAGGAACTGCGCTCGATCGGGATCCAGCCGGATGTATTGGTGTGTCGCTGTGAGCAGGCTTTGCCCCGCGGCCTCAAGGAAAAAATTTCCGAGTTTTGTGATGTGCCTGTGGAGTGTGTCATTCAGGCGCAGGATGCTCCCAGCATTTACGATGTGCCCCTAGTTCTGGAACAGGAGGGCTTGGCCCAACAGGTGCTGGAAATTTTGAACTTGGATCCGCGACGGCCAGATCTGCGGGGGTGGGAGGTGCTGGTGGAGCGACTGCATCATCCCCAAGAGCGGGTGGAAATTGCCATTGTCGGCAAGTATGTGCGCCTGACGGATGCCTATCTTTCGGTGGCAGAAGCCCTGCGCCATGCCGGATTGGCCTTGAATGCGGGGGTGAGCCTGCACTGGATTTCTTCGGAAGAGATCGAGGAACGAGGGCCGGAGGCGCTGCTCTGCCGAGTGGATGGGGTGGTGGTGCCGGGGGGGTTCGGCAACCGCGGTATTGAAGGCAAGATTAACACCGTTCAATATGTGCGGGAACGGCGCATCCCTTTCTTGGGGTTGTGCTTGGGCATGCAGTGTGCGGTGATCGACTGGGGATCCCATATTGCCCATTTGGAGCGGGCCAATAGTTCCGAGTTTGAGCCGGATACGCCCAATCCGGTGATCAGCCTCTTGCCGGAACAAAAAGATGTGGAAGATTTGGGGGGAACTCTGCGGTTGGGTCTTTACCCCTGTCGCATTGTGCCCGATACCTTAGCAGCCAAACTCTACGGCGACCCGATCATTTATGAGCGCCATCGCCATCGGTATGAGTTTAACAATGCCTACCGCAATCTGTTACTGGATTCGGGCTACGTGGTCAGTGGTGTTTCGCCGGATAACCGCTTGGTGGAAATCATTGAGCTGCCCAGCCATCCTTTTTTCATCGCCACCCAGTTTCACCCCGAGTTTCGCTCTCGTCCGAACCGGCCTCATCCCCTGTTTCTGGGCTTGATCGAAGCAGCCCTACGTAGCCGTTCCCAAGCTCAGCCGTTGCAATTGCAAAACATTAGCTAA
- a CDS encoding DUF561 domain-containing protein, with the protein MTTAPNSALFDALAQRRALKVISGLQNFHLPSVLKITRAAQEGRATWVDIAASPELVQQVRAQVELPICVSAVDPQQLAAAVHAGATAAEIGNYDSFYDSGRVFSPEEVLELTRQTRALLPRTLLSVTVPHTLPLDQQAELAEKLEDLGADLIQTEGGTSAEPLHGGSLGLIEKAAPTLAAAYEISRVVSIPVICASGLSTVTVPMAIGAGASGVGVGKAINQLQDEVAMVAQVRALMEALAGIRIPMFV; encoded by the coding sequence ATGACCACCGCCCCAAACTCTGCCCTCTTCGATGCCCTGGCCCAACGACGGGCACTCAAGGTGATCAGTGGCCTGCAAAATTTTCACCTGCCTTCAGTCTTGAAAATTACTCGTGCTGCCCAAGAGGGAAGGGCCACTTGGGTGGATATTGCCGCCAGTCCTGAATTGGTTCAGCAGGTACGAGCTCAGGTTGAGCTACCCATTTGTGTTTCAGCAGTGGATCCGCAACAGTTGGCCGCAGCCGTTCACGCCGGAGCGACAGCGGCAGAGATCGGCAACTACGACAGTTTTTATGACTCCGGACGCGTCTTCTCCCCTGAAGAGGTGCTGGAGTTGACCCGACAAACCCGTGCTCTCCTGCCTCGTACCCTCCTGTCAGTCACGGTTCCCCATACGCTGCCCCTCGATCAGCAGGCAGAGTTGGCCGAGAAATTGGAAGACCTAGGGGCAGACCTGATCCAAACCGAGGGGGGAACCAGTGCTGAACCACTGCACGGTGGCTCCCTGGGCTTGATCGAAAAAGCTGCCCCCACTCTGGCTGCCGCCTACGAAATTAGCCGTGTGGTTTCCATCCCTGTGATTTGTGCTTCCGGCCTCTCGACGGTAACTGTGCCGATGGCGATTGGGGCAGGTGCCTCTGGTGTGGGTGTGGGTAAGGCGATCAACCAACTTCAGGACGAAGTGGCCATGGTGGCTCAGGTGCGGGCCCTGATGGAAGCTCTGGCCGGCATAAGGATCCCTATGTTCGTCTAG
- the speB gene encoding agmatinase — MYRSPVPFLGLPELDPEAAQAILLPVPYEATTSYGKGTAKGPQALLEASAYVEIYDEVRDREPALHPDSPTEISRYWTAPAVEFTDPHEPAMAEIQRRAAEWVKPGQFLLSIGGEHSITGPLIAAHVPHYPELHVLQIDAHCDLRNSYEGSRYSHASAMARVVEQVDNRLTQVGIRSICAEDRQAIRERRLHTFFAHSLQSKPPHQWIQEVIATLGPQVYLTVDVDGLDPAVVPATGTPEPGGLGWWETLELIRALGQQRQIVGADVVELSVTGEQETDRRSAFTVAKLTYQILAAALG; from the coding sequence ATGTATCGTTCCCCCGTCCCGTTTCTGGGCTTGCCTGAACTGGATCCTGAGGCTGCCCAAGCGATTCTGCTGCCTGTCCCCTACGAGGCCACCACCTCCTATGGCAAGGGTACGGCCAAAGGCCCACAAGCGCTCTTGGAGGCTTCTGCTTATGTGGAAATCTACGACGAGGTGCGGGATCGAGAGCCGGCTCTGCATCCTGACTCGCCGACGGAGATCTCCCGCTACTGGACTGCCCCTGCTGTAGAGTTTACGGATCCCCATGAACCGGCAATGGCGGAAATTCAGCGGCGGGCAGCTGAGTGGGTCAAGCCGGGTCAATTCTTGCTGTCTATAGGGGGGGAACACTCTATCACCGGCCCCCTGATTGCTGCGCATGTGCCCCATTACCCGGAGCTGCACGTGTTGCAAATCGATGCCCACTGCGACCTGAGAAACAGCTATGAGGGATCCCGCTATTCCCATGCTTCCGCCATGGCCCGTGTGGTGGAGCAGGTGGATAACCGCCTTACCCAGGTGGGGATCCGCTCCATTTGTGCCGAAGATCGCCAAGCGATACGCGAGCGCCGTCTCCACACCTTTTTTGCCCACAGTTTGCAGAGCAAGCCCCCGCACCAATGGATTCAGGAGGTAATCGCTACCCTCGGCCCGCAGGTGTACCTGACGGTGGATGTGGATGGGTTGGATCCCGCGGTGGTTCCAGCTACCGGTACGCCGGAACCCGGTGGCTTGGGTTGGTGGGAAACCCTAGAGCTGATCCGCGCTTTGGGTCAACAACGGCAGATTGTCGGGGCGGATGTGGTGGAGCTATCGGTAACCGGGGAGCAAGAAACCGATCGGCGCAGTGCCTTCACCGTAGCCAAGCTCACCTATCAGATCCTGGCAGCAGCGCTGGGATGA
- a CDS encoding prohibitin family protein, whose product MKSAHPRRPNFDPSTLSWIPLVGGALVLILLATVLQCLLVVPAGARAVVFNSLTGLKLQPLGEGLHLLLPVIETPILYDVRTQTYTMASQRSESQSLGDDALKVLSADGQQITLDVSVRFRLDPAKVSHLHQTIGPSYVDKVIRPEVRTVMRNELALHRAIAVFSEEREEIQENVEQQLSSIFAENDLILQNVLLRNVRFSDQFQTAIEQKQIAEQEKERERFLVEKAELEKQRVVVLAEGEAQSIQLQGEALKQNPEVVQLDYVRKLAPGTRAIISRPEVLTDPLKR is encoded by the coding sequence GTGAAATCGGCTCATCCCCGTCGTCCCAATTTTGATCCTTCCACCCTGTCCTGGATCCCGTTGGTGGGCGGGGCACTGGTGTTAATCCTTTTGGCTACTGTGCTGCAGTGCCTGCTGGTGGTACCTGCTGGTGCGCGGGCTGTGGTGTTCAACTCGCTGACGGGCCTCAAACTACAACCTTTGGGGGAAGGGCTGCACCTGTTGCTGCCGGTGATAGAAACGCCGATCCTTTACGATGTGCGTACCCAAACCTACACCATGGCCTCTCAACGCTCTGAGAGCCAATCTTTGGGAGATGATGCCCTGAAGGTGCTGAGTGCCGACGGCCAGCAGATTACTCTCGATGTGTCGGTGCGCTTCCGGCTGGATCCGGCCAAGGTTTCCCACCTGCACCAAACCATCGGCCCCTCCTATGTGGACAAAGTGATCCGTCCGGAGGTGCGTACCGTGATGCGCAACGAACTGGCCCTGCACCGAGCCATCGCCGTCTTTTCAGAAGAGCGAGAAGAGATCCAAGAGAATGTCGAGCAGCAACTCTCCAGCATCTTTGCCGAGAACGACCTGATCCTACAAAACGTGCTCCTGCGCAATGTCCGTTTTTCTGACCAGTTCCAAACCGCCATTGAACAAAAGCAAATCGCTGAGCAAGAAAAAGAGCGGGAACGCTTCTTGGTGGAAAAAGCTGAGCTAGAAAAGCAACGGGTAGTGGTGCTCGCGGAAGGAGAAGCCCAGTCCATTCAATTGCAAGGGGAAGCCCTGAAGCAAAACCCAGAGGTGGTGCAATTGGACTACGTGCGCAAATTGGCTCCTGGTACCCGCGCCATCATTTCCCGGCCGGAAGTGCTCACGGATCCGTTGAAGCGGTAA
- a CDS encoding YggS family pyridoxal phosphate-dependent enzyme, whose amino-acid sequence MVSMPLPTSSVNEPLIHSRIQTVRERIPAHVEIMAVSKGYSADHIRAAYQAGIRHFGESRVQEARQKQAELQDLSDIIWHLIGHLQTNKVKPALKQFAWIDSVDSLRLAKLLNQKAWELQLSPKLCLQVKLAPDPNKSGWSIAELLQSLPQLDQLLQVQISGLMTILPLGLDSEAALELFRKLVELADHIQRSGYEHLNLQTLSMGMSDDYPLAVEAGSNLIRLGRSLFADADLK is encoded by the coding sequence ATGGTTTCGATGCCACTGCCCACCTCCTCGGTCAATGAGCCCCTGATTCACAGCCGCATCCAGACGGTACGGGAGCGGATCCCTGCTCATGTGGAGATCATGGCGGTGAGCAAAGGCTACAGTGCCGACCACATTCGCGCTGCCTATCAAGCCGGGATCCGACACTTTGGGGAAAGCCGTGTCCAGGAGGCCAGGCAAAAACAAGCGGAACTCCAAGACCTGTCGGATATCATCTGGCACTTGATCGGGCATTTGCAAACCAACAAGGTCAAACCCGCTCTCAAACAATTTGCCTGGATTGACAGCGTCGATAGCCTGCGCCTAGCCAAGTTGCTCAACCAAAAAGCCTGGGAACTGCAGCTCTCCCCCAAGCTGTGCCTACAGGTGAAGCTGGCCCCCGATCCTAACAAATCCGGCTGGTCGATTGCGGAGCTGCTGCAAAGCCTGCCCCAACTGGATCAGCTGCTGCAGGTGCAAATATCCGGCCTAATGACCATTCTGCCCCTAGGGCTCGACTCAGAAGCCGCCCTAGAGCTGTTTCGCAAACTAGTGGAGCTGGCGGATCACATTCAGCGTAGTGGCTACGAGCACCTTAACCTGCAAACCCTCTCCATGGGCATGTCGGATGATTACCCTCTGGCGGTGGAGGCAGGATCTAACTTGATTCGGCTAGGGCGCTCTTTGTTTGCAGATGCTGACCTAAAATAG
- a CDS encoding cell division protein SepF: MEGRDDFRQLYEGHHSAPVTPVEEEEADSFPRGRRQRAVETSDSSLSREESRGHRRSQHRERGLGGSMGSNVIGLPSVSQPTSEVVVIEPRSFDEMAQVVQHLRDRKTVIMNLTLMDPADAQRSVDFVAGGTYAIDGHQERIGENIFLFTPSTVTVSTPGSQMGQPLQRPLQSPAPLWSSSYDNLQAVGQH; the protein is encoded by the coding sequence ATGGAAGGTCGGGATGATTTCCGGCAGCTCTATGAGGGGCATCATTCCGCGCCAGTTACTCCAGTCGAAGAAGAGGAAGCAGATTCTTTCCCCCGCGGACGGCGGCAACGGGCAGTAGAAACGTCAGACAGTTCTCTCAGTCGGGAAGAGTCTCGTGGGCATCGGCGCAGTCAACATCGGGAGCGGGGATTAGGGGGCAGTATGGGCAGCAATGTGATCGGATTGCCGAGTGTAAGCCAACCCACCAGTGAGGTGGTGGTGATCGAGCCGCGCAGCTTTGACGAAATGGCCCAGGTGGTGCAACACCTGCGGGATCGCAAGACGGTGATCATGAATCTGACCCTGATGGATCCCGCCGATGCTCAGCGTTCTGTGGATTTTGTAGCCGGTGGCACTTATGCTATCGATGGCCATCAGGAGCGTATTGGCGAAAACATTTTTTTGTTCACCCCTAGCACCGTGACGGTTTCGACCCCCGGTAGCCAGATGGGACAACCCCTACAGCGGCCCCTGCAAAGCCCCGCTCCCCTCTGGTCCAGCAGCTATGACAATTTGCAGGCGGTCGGCCAACACTAA
- the proC gene encoding pyrroline-5-carboxylate reductase, whose translation MEQPFLSVIGGGAMGSALLRRWVGSGVCPPDQIGLREPDSVRASALQKELGIRLLSDLAQAGEAKILFLAVKPQVFATVVAEMGQLTTPELVISIMAGIPLEQLQQAFPKQMVVRTMPNTPALVGAGMTAISYGTGITPTQVEQVEKLFRAVGEVVTVSENHMDAVTALSGSGPGYVAVILEALIDGGVRVGLPRPIATQLALQTLSGTAALLQQEQLHPALLKDRVTSPGGTTIAGIDALEQAGVRGALMQAVQAAYERSCQLRGS comes from the coding sequence ATGGAGCAACCTTTCCTTAGTGTCATCGGCGGTGGTGCCATGGGATCTGCTCTGTTGCGCCGCTGGGTGGGTTCAGGCGTTTGCCCTCCAGACCAGATTGGCTTGCGAGAGCCGGATTCGGTGCGGGCCTCCGCGTTGCAAAAGGAATTGGGCATCCGTCTTCTCTCGGATCTTGCCCAAGCGGGGGAGGCCAAGATTTTATTTTTGGCGGTTAAACCGCAGGTTTTTGCCACGGTTGTGGCGGAGATGGGCCAACTGACCACCCCGGAGCTGGTGATCTCGATCATGGCCGGGATCCCTTTGGAGCAGTTGCAGCAGGCTTTCCCCAAGCAGATGGTGGTGCGCACGATGCCCAACACTCCCGCTTTGGTGGGGGCTGGCATGACGGCGATCAGCTATGGAACGGGCATTACGCCTACCCAAGTGGAGCAGGTGGAGAAGCTGTTTCGGGCTGTGGGAGAGGTGGTTACGGTTTCTGAGAACCACATGGATGCGGTGACTGCCCTTTCCGGTTCCGGGCCAGGGTATGTGGCGGTGATCTTGGAAGCCTTGATCGACGGCGGAGTACGCGTCGGCTTGCCCCGCCCGATTGCCACCCAACTGGCTCTGCAGACGTTGTCCGGTACGGCGGCTCTATTGCAGCAGGAACAACTCCACCCCGCCCTTTTGAAAGATCGCGTCACCAGCCCGGGTGGCACCACCATTGCCGGGATCGATGCCCTTGAACAGGCGGGTGTGCGTGGGGCGTTGATGCAAGCGGTTCAGGCTGCCTATGAGCGCTCCTGCCAGTTGCGGGGATCCTAA
- a CDS encoding NAD(P)/FAD-dependent oxidoreductase, translating into MSRICILGGGFGGLYTALELSRQPWPEPPQITLVDRQERFVFAPLLYELLTGEMEDWEVAPRFQNLLSPESVQFVQGSVTAIDPKARRVTLGEGQSLDYDGLVLALGGETPLDRVPGAAEYAFPFRTLADAQRLRTHLKHLEAREPAQPIRLAIAGAGASGVELACKLADRLGSRGQIRLIELGSHILSGFAESSRGAAQQALQERGIQVELRTQVLRIEAVDEKRKNDLALHVRRIDSEAMASDPVDAVLWTVGTQMSGVIRALDLPKTEQGRLQVFPTLQIPSFPTVFALGDVAAVVDADGQSVPATAQAAFQQASYCAWNLWAALTQERPLLPFRYWSLGEMLSLGVDTAVLSALGGFTLTGPLGYLARRAAYLVRMPTLEHQLKVGWNWISRPLWEGLLPR; encoded by the coding sequence ATGAGCCGCATTTGCATTCTTGGGGGTGGGTTTGGCGGGCTGTACACCGCCCTCGAACTCAGCCGACAACCCTGGCCAGAACCGCCGCAGATTACTCTGGTCGATCGGCAGGAACGATTTGTCTTCGCCCCGCTTCTTTACGAACTGCTAACGGGGGAAATGGAGGATTGGGAAGTGGCCCCCCGCTTTCAGAATTTGTTGTCACCTGAGTCGGTACAGTTTGTGCAGGGATCCGTCACAGCCATCGATCCAAAGGCACGCCGAGTCACATTGGGAGAGGGACAGAGCCTAGACTACGACGGCCTGGTGCTGGCTTTGGGTGGAGAAACCCCCTTGGACCGGGTGCCGGGAGCAGCGGAGTATGCTTTTCCCTTTCGCACTTTGGCAGATGCCCAACGGCTGCGCACTCACTTGAAGCACCTAGAGGCTCGAGAGCCGGCCCAACCCATTCGGCTGGCCATCGCCGGGGCCGGAGCCAGTGGTGTGGAGTTGGCCTGCAAATTGGCGGATCGGCTGGGATCCCGTGGCCAGATCCGGCTGATCGAGTTGGGATCCCATATTTTGTCTGGCTTTGCCGAGTCCAGCCGAGGAGCCGCCCAACAGGCTCTGCAGGAGCGCGGGATCCAGGTGGAGCTGCGTACCCAAGTGTTGCGGATAGAGGCCGTTGACGAGAAGAGGAAGAATGACCTAGCCCTGCACGTGCGGCGAATCGATAGCGAAGCAATGGCTTCGGATCCCGTCGATGCAGTGCTGTGGACAGTGGGCACGCAAATGTCCGGGGTGATCCGTGCCCTAGACTTACCCAAAACGGAGCAGGGACGACTGCAGGTGTTTCCCACTCTCCAGATTCCCTCGTTCCCGACGGTGTTTGCCCTGGGGGATGTGGCCGCGGTGGTGGATGCCGACGGGCAAAGTGTGCCAGCCACAGCTCAAGCGGCTTTTCAACAGGCCAGCTACTGCGCCTGGAACCTCTGGGCTGCGCTCACCCAGGAGCGGCCTCTTTTGCCCTTTCGCTACTGGTCGCTGGGGGAGATGCTCAGTTTGGGGGTGGATACGGCGGTGCTGTCTGCATTGGGGGGCTTTACCTTGACGGGCCCGCTCGGCTACCTGGCCCGGCGAGCCGCTTATCTGGTGCGTATGCCTACCCTGGAGCATCAACTCAAGGTGGGATGGAACTGGATCAGCCGCCCCCTGTGGGAAGGGCTGTTGCCCCGTTAG